The DNA window GATCGTGTCGGCGCTGGCCTTGACGCCCACCCATTGCAACGGCAGGCGCCGTCCTTCCGCGGCCAGCACGAAGCGCTTGTCCAGGTAGCGCCGCAGCGCGTCCTGGCCTTCGTCGAGGCCGAGGTCGAACTGGCGGCCGTACAGGTTTGCCAGCAGCGCTTCCACGTCGTGCGCGGTGTACGTGTGCACGATCTCGGTGTTGCCGGTGTCGGCGTTGTAGCCGATGTCCGCCAGGCCCATGTGGTAGTTGTGGGCCGTGGCGGTGCCGGAC is part of the Pseudoduganella lutea genome and encodes:
- a CDS encoding DUF6702 family protein → MLRWFRNAALAAAVLSGTATAHNYHMGLADIGYNADTGNTEIVHTYTAHDVEALLANLYGRQFDLGLDEGQDALRRYLDKRFVLAAEGRRLPLQWVGVKASADTITVYQQVDGAALPAGTVLKNGVLTDFLPGQINTVNVGGSAGRAAATLTFTAAKEEQRLP